In the genome of Lathyrus oleraceus cultivar Zhongwan6 chromosome 4, CAAS_Psat_ZW6_1.0, whole genome shotgun sequence, the window ATCTAGTATTTCTTCGTACAATTTGAAATCTAGTATTTCTTCGTACAatgcatttttttaaaatatcatATTACCTCTTCATAGAAACTCGTAAACTCCAATATTTCTAGCAAAAATTGCAAAAGTCCAAGAATAAGGTCATGTAAAATCCCACAAAATTAAAAAACAGATATTATATAAAAAAGTCCGATAATACACagtatttttttaaaaattgaaaaaaattaAAGACGAGCGTAAGGATAAAAATATAATTCCTGGAAGTGTCAGATATGAGTGTGTGGAAAATCTCAAGCCATTGATGTTCTGTGTAATGCTCATAATTTAGGTGAGTGCATGCTTAGGAGTCTCATTTACAATTTAAATACTAGTCTCAAAattgtacatatcattttagTTTATATAAGTTTATATATAAAAGGGTTCTTCAATCACCCAACATTGTTTCTCAATCTACAAATTTAGTGGCTGGAATTTGCTGAGAGGTGTAAGAGTGATTAAAAAAGAGACAAATTACAGACATATCATCCATGGCAATACCACTTCTCTTTCTTTTCCATTCACGTATTGCATATTTCACAACCCTTTCACCTGCTTTTTCTTTATCTGCCGATGCACAAACAATCTTCACTGCCTCTTCGTTCGATACAACATCCCAAACCTAAACAGATAGTAACAAAATTACTAATTAATTTCTTAAAATCATATACATACACAAAGATTATACACATACATACCCCATCTGTTGCTAAGATGATAAATTGATCCCTAGTGGTAACTTTTCTATGTGTCACTTCTGGCACAGAGATTAAACCATACTCTTTCATACAATAGTCACCAAATGCTCTTGATATTGCTAATCCTGGTGTTTTACCATTTGGCATCCAAACTCTGTACACTCCTGGTTCATCTTTCATGCAAAACACAACCCCTTTTGATTCTTCTATCCTCTCTGCCTCCTCTGAAATCAAGAAAAAAGTAATATTGGTAAAACTTAATTTTCTCGAACATATTACTGTTACAAATTCATGTATGAGTGTGTATAAATTGAAAAAATTTCTCACTTGGTAAATTTGGTTTGAAGTCAGTGGTAAGCTGAAGTGCAAGTAATGTGCCATCTTCTGAAGTGGTTGCTAATACAAGTCTTGAATCTCCCACATTTGCTATAATAAGGTTTTCGCCCTGAAATTATAATGACAAATACTTATAACTGACTCAGTCTCAAACACAGACACTAGATACGAGTTTGTTCAGAAGTATCAGTAGTCTCAGTAACAGACACCAGACACGAGTTTGTTCAGAAGTGTCAGTGCTACAGAGAAAATAACACTAAATATATAATAACCTGTTTGATCATTGTCAAAGCTGTGGTGCCACTTCGAAACGAATCAATTCCAGTATGCTGCTTTAGATCTTGGTCAACCGCAGCAAAAGTCTTTAAATACGATTGTTCCCATAAGTTCAATCCATGAATGTTTTTGTTTTCTTCAACCTTAAAATCTAGGTCAATAGATGTTGCAGCAAGACTTTGTTGCCAATTACATAGCAAAAGAGATGGAACTAATTTCCTCACCCTTTTAGCTACAAAGTGTCCCCAAGGACCATGTCCATCAAAAACTCCACAAAACATCATATCTTGTTGGCAACCAAATTCCTATAATCAACAACAAATTAATCACAGCattacaataataataataataattaatttcCTAATGAATCGAACTATGGTTTAATCTTAATTACATACCTCCCAAACAATAAGACGATCTTGGTTGACTCCTTTTTGGCCTCTATGTGTAAAAACAGAAACAAAACTATTGTCTTTGTTGGACTTAACAACTCCAGAAGAACTCAACAACAACTCATTCTTCCTTGCTTCTTTTGCCAATTCTTCCACTTCTTTTCTTGCATCGTCCTTTTGAAGATTCTTGTCTTTCTTGATTGACATAGTTCTTGCCAATCCGTTTACAAAAGATGGGAAATTAACCATGATAACAGATTCTTTTGATGTGCTTTGAGCTTTGGAGTCACCACGGAAATCCTATGGCTTGAGGATTTAAGAAACGAATGCTAAGTAGTAATATGGTACTAAATACTCTTGATAAAAAGTTTGAAAACATTTGTTTATTGTAAATGTATGTTTGTAATGTAGTGGTGTCATTCTCATCTTTTCTTTGGCCACCAATGAATATAAGATAAAGAAGTGGGCATGTTAGTTAGACAATGAAAGGTGATCAAACTTCATAATGACTATTTTGACTTCTCAATTATGGGTTCTAGATAGCACTTTCTGTTTCAAAAGGACTGTTTTTAAGATTTTTgtatataaattaaaaaatataataatattattatatgACATTACATATTTATTAAGTTAATTTTATTAATATATTAGAAGTAGTATATACAGTAATAATTATAGAATATAATTACAAATATACTCATAATTATTACATTAgaaatgaaacaaactttatttgttaaaataataaatattttaaaacggatgaagtaattaaataaattaattataaaatattattttgcTAGTAATAAAATGAATCTGTAAATTTTAACTCAattaacataaataaataattttatgTGTGTGAATTTCTGGGGGTTATTATACAGAAATGCAAACAATAAAGTCAATGAATTTAAAAATTAATGATAAAATATGACAATTACAATTGTGTACGAGGAGGTCGGTGATAAACAACTACTACGATAGCAAATTGACAAGGACATAATTAATTAATAACGATTTTGTGGATGGAATTTGATTGTAGTTTGTGGTTGTCTTTAAATAAAGTGATCGTCaatttctttttttaatttctCTTTGTTCCGGTAAATATCTCTAGTATTTGATTAATGATTAAGAGTGTACTATTCAAACACAATCAACATTTTAATAACGTAGATATAATCTATTGGGATAATTTTAATAACACAGCCAAGTGAATATACCAAACACTAGGTTACCGCTTGGCCAGCTGTGTTTTTACAGGGCCCATATGATGTTGAAGGTCAAACACGTGGAAATGTGTAAGATTAAAAAAATATGGACATTTGTGAGATTAGTTAGTTAATTACAAGcaaatatttattaataatataaGGTTGCTTTGGATGGAGGTATTATGCAAGATAATGTTCATAAATCATAACGATGTAAAGTAAAATAAATGACACCTTATGATGGGTTAGAATATAATAAAACATGGTAATGTTGGAATTCATAATGAAACTTGTTGATTAACAAGAAGAAGAAGATCAAcattgaagatgaagatggaaagatTCAGAGAGAGAAAAACGTAactaatttttttaatttcaacAAATTCTATTATCTCAATTCTGTAACTTCAGTTTATATATAATTTCAATCaagttaaataaaaactaaaataaaatttaaatgaAGTAAGTTTGAATTTGAATTACATTTAACATTATCATGTAATTCATATTCAAGATTAAAAATCAACAATACTAATTGCATCCCTCAAATGGATGAAATGTCCGGTTTTGATTGTCTTAATCAACATATCTGCAAGTTGCTTATGAGTGTTGCAGTGAACAACGTCAATCACTCATCCATTGTGAATTTGATTGTGCAGAAAATGAAATTTTGTgtcaatgtgcttgcttcttcCATGGAACATTGGATTCTTGGAAAGATTTATGGAtgatttgttgtcaatcatcaaTCTTACGGGTTTGCTCACCTTAAACTTCAGTTTCTGTAGCAAATTCATAAGCCAAACAGCGTGACAAGCAGATAAAATATCAGTTATGCACTATGTCTCACAGGTTGACAGTGCAACCATTGGTTGCTTCTTAGAGCACCATAAAATGGGAACTCCCATACACATGAATATACACCTTGTAGTACTCCTTATGTCCACTTTGTCACTACACGAGTCT includes:
- the LOC127073263 gene encoding probable protein phosphatase 2C 34, coding for MVNFPSFVNGLARTMSIKKDKNLQKDDARKEVEELAKEARKNELLLSSSGVVKSNKDNSFVSVFTHRGQKGVNQDRLIVWEEFGCQQDMMFCGVFDGHGPWGHFVAKRVRKLVPSLLLCNWQQSLAATSIDLDFKVEENKNIHGLNLWEQSYLKTFAAVDQDLKQHTGIDSFRSGTTALTMIKQGENLIIANVGDSRLVLATTSEDGTLLALQLTTDFKPNLPKEAERIEESKGVVFCMKDEPGVYRVWMPNGKTPGLAISRAFGDYCMKEYGLISVPEVTHRKVTTRDQFIILATDGVWDVVSNEEAVKIVCASADKEKAGERVVKYAIREWKRKRSGIAMDDMSVICLFFNHSYTSQQIPATKFVD